In Embleya scabrispora, the DNA window CTCGGGACGTCTTCCGGTTGCACGTCGGAGAGCGGGAAAACCTCGCGCGGCAGGCCGGTGGTGACGTCGTGGACGAAACCGCGCACTTCTCGCGGTGCGGCGGGAACGGGGAGCGGCGCACCCGGTTCATCGACCGGTGCACGTCGCCGTCGAGATCGACGAACGCCTCGACCGCACTGCTCCGCGTAGAGGCGGCTGGCTGCGACAAGACGATCGGCCATGGTCGGGACGTTGTCGATCGCGAGCCCGACGTGCCTCGTGGGGGAGCCGCACCGCCCGATATGCGGACGACCCGTGACATTCTCGCGCTATGAGCGCTAATCCCGGAATGGGAGATTCATACCGGGAGCCCAGAGGTGAAAAGGCTGAAACCCGCGCCCGGTGCGGGGGAGTGGCGTGCGGGGGGCGCGCAATCGGGTGGTTCTTCCGATGCACCCCCTCTGACCTGGGCTTTTATTCCCCTTGGGACCAGAGTGACGCGCCCGAAAAGGGTTGACCGTGGGGTTTGGTGGAGTAGAGTGGCGGGAAATGGAGCCCACAAGCTCCTGACGGCGGCCGGAGGTGCTCGATGTTCCTGGGCACATACGAGCCCCGATTGGACGACAAGGGCCGGCTGATCCTGCCGGCGCGGTTCCGGGACGAGCTGGCGGAGGGCCTTGTGATCACAAAGGGGCAGGAACGCTGCCTCTATGTGTGGCCCATCGCGGAGTTCACCCGGATCGCCGAGCAGTTGGGCCGAGCCCCGGTGACCTCGAAGGCGGCGCGCGACTACATGCGCGTGCTCTACGCCGGGGCCTCCGACGCGGTGCCGGACAAGCAGGGGCGGGTGCTGGTGCCGCAACCCCTGCGCGACTACGCGGGTCTGGACCGGGACAGTCGGGACTGCGTCGTCATCGGGACCAACACCCGGGTCGAGCTGTGGGCCGCCCAGACCTGGCACGACTACCTCGCGGAGCAGGAGCGGTCCTTCGCCGTGTTGTCCGAGGAGGTGCTGCCCGGCCTGATCTGAGCCGATCCGAGCGCGGCGATGCCCGCCGCGTCTTCTCGAGCTCCCCGAGTCGCATCCTCACAACGTGGTCTTGCCCGGCGCACCTGCGGCGAGGTCTCCACCCGCTCCGAGCTTTCTGGCACTCCTTCCCCGGTGCCAGAGGTCACTTCCCCAGACGAGCGGGCGGGGACCTGGCGGCACGGTTCGCGGCAGGTTCCGCGAGAAGGTTGTACCTCGGCCTCTAGACTGCGGGTTTCCGCACGACGAAGGGCCCGGAGTGAACGCGACGATGGTGGAGGGGCCGTGACGGCACCCGCCCACATTCCGGTCCTGCTGGAGCGGTGTGTCGACCTGTTGGCCCCCGCGTTGCGCGCACCCGGAGCGATCGTGGTGGACGCGACGCTCGGCATGGGCGGGCACAGCGAGGCCCTGCTCACCGCCTTCCCCGAGGTACGGCTGATCGGCCTCGACCGCGACCCCGAGGCGCTGGAGCGCTCCGCGGCCCGGCTCGCGGGTTTCGGCGAGCGGGCGACGCTGGTGCACGCGGTGTACGACGAACTGCCCGAGGTGCTGGACCGGCTCGGGATCGAGCGGATCGACGGCATCCTGTTCGACCTCGGCGTGTCCTCGCTGCAACTGGACCGGGCCGATCGCGGCTTCGCCTACGCGCAGGACGCGCCGCTCGACATGCGGATGGACCCGACCGTGGGCATCACCGCGGCCGACATCCTGAACGGCTACACCGCCGCTGAGTTGGCCCGGATCCTGCGCGACTTCGGCGAGGAGCGGTTCGCCCGCAGGGTGGCCGACGCGATCGTGCGCGAGCGGGAGAAGGAGCCGTTCACCACGAGCGCGCGGCTGGTCGACGTGGTGCGCACCGCGATCCCGGCCGCGACGCGGCGTACCGGCGGCAATCCCGCCAAGCGCACCTTCCAGGCCCTGCGGATCGAGGTCAATGGGGAACTCGCGGTGCTGGAGCGGGCGTTGCCGGCCGCCGTGCGGGCGCTCGCGCTGCACGGGCGGATCGTGGTGATGTCCTACCACTCGCTGGAGGACCGGATGACCAAGCGGGTGTTCGCGGCCGGCGCGCAGAGCAAGGCGCCGCCGGACCTGCCGGTGGTGCCGGAGGAGTTGCAACCGCGGTTCAAGCTGCTCACACGCGGTTCGGAGAAGGCGAGCGAGCGGGAGAACGAGGAGAACCCGCGCGCGGCATCGGTGCGGTTGCGGGCCGCGGAGCGGGTGCGGGAAGACCGGTGAATCGACGCGGCGGACGGGGGAGCCGATGAGCGGCGCGGCGAAGACGATGACTCGGATCCGCCTGGTCGCGCGCCGGGCGAAGGGGACGACGCGCACGCCGTTCGTGGTGCTCGTGGTCGGTCTGCTCGGCGGCGGTCTGTTGTCCCTGCTGCTGTTGAACACCGCGCTCAACCAGGGCTCCTTCGAGGTGGGCCGGTTGCAAAAGCGCCAGGACCAGCTCACCGACGACCGCGAGGCGTTGCAGCGGGAGCTGGACGCCAAGGCCGCGCCCGGCGAACTCGCCCGGCGGGCCCAGGAGCTGGGGCTGGTTCCGGGGGGCAGTCCGGTCTTCATCGACCCCGCGACCGGACGGGTGCTCGGGGTGCCCAAGGCCGCCACGTCCAAGCCGCCGTTGGTTCCGGAGGCCCCGGCGACGCCGGCCGGTGCCACGGCTTTGCCGCCCGCCGGTGGGGGACCGGGCGCGCCGGCGGCCCAGCCCGGGGGCGACCCGGCCGGGGTCGCGGCTCCGGCGACTCCGGCGACTCCGGCGGCGCCGGCGACCTTGGCCGCGCCCGGCGCCGAGACTCCGGCGGCACCCGCAGCGCCCGCCGCGCCGGAAGCGGCCCGTTGACGCCAGGCTCCGCCGATCGTGTCGCCCGCCCGGGCGCGCGGTCCACGGGCGGATCGGGGCCGCCGGGTGCCGCATGCCGCGAGAGGGCGGCGTGGTTCGACGTGTCGGGTTCGGGTGGCGGACGGGTCGATGTGGTCGGGTGGGGGTCGAGTGGAGGCTCGCCCGGCGCCGCGCGATCGTCCGCTCGTTGTACGGGTGTGCCGCCGGACGCGGTGCGCTGTCGCATTCGGCCTGGCGTCGCGTGCGACGTGTTGTCACATTCGGCCTGCCGCCACGTTCGGCTTGCCGCCACATTCGGCTTGAAGGGACCCCGCGTTGACCGACGGACGCCGTGACCCCCGTGATCCGCGCGATCCCGACGAGCCGCGTTCCGCCGGAAGGGGCCGCCGCGACGCCGGCGCCGACCCGGCCGGGTCCTCGGCGCGCCGACCCCGGCCGGCGGCCGACCGTACGGGTGCGCCGGACGCGCGGCGCCCTCGCGGTCAGGGCGACCCGGCCGCGCCGCGTGGTACGGGTGCGCGTGACGGGGAGCGGGCGGAACCGGGCGGCCGGGCCGGCCGACCCGGGCGACCGCGCCGGCCGCGCGACGAGTCCGATCCGCCCGCGCGGCGCGCCGGGCGACCCGCGAGCCCCGACGCGCCCCGCTCGGGCCGCCCGCGCGCCGGTGACGCCGGCTCCGGCGAGCGCCCGCCGCGCCCGGCCGCCGGCGGATCCGACGCGGGCGCGCGCCGTTCGCGCGCCGACGGCGCCGTGCTCGGTGAGCGCGCGCGGCGGTCGCGGGCCGAGGACGCGGCTGCCCGGGACGGCTCGGGGCGGTCGCGGGGCGATGGCGCATCGCCTCGGGCGGGCACCGGGCGGGCGCGGAGCGCGGACGGGGGCGCGCGTCGGCCGGCGGAGCGTGCTCGGGGCGAGGGCGGCGCTTTCCGGGGCGATTCGGGCCGGGGCGATGGCGCGTCTTCCCGGGCGGACTCCGGGCGTTCGCGGCGTGAGGACGGGTCCGCGCGTCGGGGTTCGGGGCGCGGCGACAACGCGGCCCCGCGGGCACGGACCGAGGGCGCCCCGTCGGGCCGGCCGCGCCTGGACGGTGCGTCTTCCCGGACCGACGGGCGGCCGCGGGGCGCCTCCCCCCGCGCCGGGTCCGGGGAGGACCGTGGGCGGCTTCGGGCGTCGCGGGCGCGGGAGCGTGGTGGGGCGGAGAGCGGGCCCGGTCCCGTACGGCGGGCCGGGGATGCCGCCACGCGAGACGAGCGTTCGGCCGCCCGACGACCCCGGCCGGTGGACGGCTCGGGTGAGCGGGCCCGGTCGGAGCGGTCGCGGCCGGTGCGCGCGACCTCCGGTGCGGGCGCCGGGCGACGGTTTCGGGAGGCTGCTCGGGCCGAGCGGGCCGGGGCTTCGGGGCGGGCGCGGCCGAGCGCCGCCCGGGCCGCCCGTCCGCCCGCCCCGCGCCGGCCCGTACGCCCCGCGCGGATGGGCGACCCGCGCAAGCGGCTGCGGATCGGGCTGATCGCGCTCGGCGTGGTGCTGACCCTGTTCGCCGGCCGGCTGCTCCAACTCCAGGCACTGGACGCGCCCGCGTACGCCGCGCAGGCCGCCGCCAAGCGCACCCAGACCGTCACCGTGCCCGCCGAGCGCGGCTCGCTCACCGACGCCTCCGGAGTGAGCCTGGCCAAGTCGGTGGACGCCTACGACGTCACCGCCGACCCCACCCAGGTGCAGAAGTACGACCCGCACGCCACCGCGCTGGCACTCGCCCCGCTCGTGGGCGGTGACCCGGTGGCCATCGAGGCCAAACTGCGCGTCCCCAAGTCCCGCTACGTCGTGCTCGCCCCGCAGGTGGATCCCGCCGTGTGGAACACCATCCGCCAGGCGCAGAAGGACCTCGGCAAGATGCACCGCGACGACCTGGTCGGCATCTACTCGACCAAGCACAGCAAGCGGATCTACCCGGCCGGCCCGGTCGGCGCGAACCTGGTCGGCTTCGTCAACGCCACCGGCCACGGCGGCGGCGGCCTGGAGATGACCCTCGACGGGCGACTCGCGGGCAAGGACGGCCGCACCACGCAGGAGATGGTCTACGGCCGCCGAGTGCCCACCTCCGACCTCACCGGCACCCGGGCCGTGGCCGGCTCCGACGTGCAACTGACCGTCTCGCGCGACCTCCAGTGGTACGCCGAGCAGTTGATCGGCGCGAAGGTCGCCGAGACCAAGTCGGAATCCGGCACCGTGGTGGTCCAGGACGTGCGCAGCGGCCAGATCCTGGCGATGGCCACCGCACCCGGCTACGACCCCAACCACATCGGCCCGAACGACGTGCACAACCTGGGCAACCGGGCGGTGGAGGAGGCGTACGAGCCGGGCAGCACCGGCAAGGTGATGACCATGGCCGCGGTGATCCAGGAGGGCCGGGCCACCCCGGGCACCCACGTGACCGTGCCCAACCGGCTCGCCCGCGCCGACCAACTGTTCAAGGACGAGCACGACCACCCGACCCAGCAGCTCACCCTGGCCGGCGTCCTGGCCAAGTCCAGCAACATCGGCACCATCCTGGCCTCCGAACAACTGGGGCCGGGCCGCCCCGAGGCCAACGCCAAGCTGCACGAGTACCTGACCCGGTTCGGCGTCGGACAACCGTCGGGGCTGAAGTTCCCGGGCGAGACGCCGGGCATCCTGGCCCCGCCGCAGAAGTGGAGCGGGTCACAGCAGTACACCATCCCGTTCGGCCAGGGACTGTCGGTCAACTCGGTCCAGGCCACCTCGGTGTTCCAGACCATCGCCAACGGCGGTGTGCGGATCGAGCCGAGCCTGGTCAAGGGCAGCACCGACGCGGACGGGAAGTTCAAGCCCGCCGCCGCGCCCAAGTCGACCGTCGTGGTCAGCCCCGAGACCGCCCGCCAGGTGAGCGACATGCTGGAGACCGTGGTCGCCGACGACGGCGGCACCGGCAAGAACGGTCGCATCCCCGGCTACCGCGTCGCGGGCAAGACCGGCACCGCCAACCGGTTCGACCCCAAGACCGGCCACTACAACGGCTACACCACGTCCTTCATCGGCTTCGCCCCGGCGGACAATCCGCAGGTCGTGGTGTCGGTGACGCTCCAGGCGCCGGGCATCGACGGCGGTGGCGGCAGCCTGTGCGCACCGGTGTTCCAGCAGGTGATGACGTTCGCCCTGCAGAGCCGTCGGATCCCCCCGAGCGGCACCGCGCCGCTCGATCTCCCGATCGAGTGGTGACCGGTGCCGGCACCAGGCGAGGGTCCAAAGCGCGGTAGCCTGCCCGCCGTGCCCAACCGTGATCTGCGCCGCCCCGCCGAGGCGCGCCCTCAACCGCTGACCGGCCTGGCCGGGTTTCTCGACGTCCCGCTCACCGGGGGCCCGAGCGATCCGGAGGCGACGCTGACCGGCGTCACCCACGACTCGCGGGCCGTGCGCCCGGGCGATCTGTACGCGGGGTTGCAGGGCGAGCACGTACACGGCGCCGCGTTCGCCACGCAGGCCGCCGAGGCCGGCGCGGCCGCGCTGCTCACCGACCCGGCGGGCGCGGCACTTGCGGCCGGCAGCGGTCTGCCCGCCCTCGTGGTGGCCGATCCGCGCGGCCGACTGGGTGAGATCGCGGCCTGGGTGTACGGGCGGCCCGCCGAGCACCTGACCATGTACGGCGTCACCGGCACCAACGGCAAGACCACCACCGCCTACCTGCTCGACGGCGGGCTGCGCGCGGGCGGCGGCGTCACCGGGATGATCGGCACCGTCGAGACCCGGATCGGCGAGGAGGTGGTTCCCAGCGTGCGCACCACACCGGAGGCCACCGACGTGCAGGCGCTGCTCGCGTCGATGCTGGAGCGCGGCGTCACCGACGCCGTGATGGAGGTCTCCAGCCACGCGCTCGCGCTCGGCCGGGTCGACGGCACCGTCTACGACGTGGCGCTGTTCACCAACCTGTCCCAGGACCACCTGGACTTCCACCCGTCGATGGAGGACTACTTCCTGACCAAGGCCGACCTGTTCACGCCGCGCCGCTCACGCCTGGGCGTGATCGACGTGGACGACGCGTACGGCCGCCGGCTCGCGAAGCTGGCGAGCGTACCGGTGCTGACCGTGTCCGCGACGGGCGACCAGGACGCCGACTGGCGGGCCGAGAACGTCGAACTCGGCCCCGACGGCAGCCGCTTCACCGTGGTCGGGCCCGACTGCCACAAGGCCGAGGCGCGGGTGCGCCTGGCCGGCCCGTTCAACGTGTCCAACGCGCTGCTCGCGATCGTCGCGCTGACCGCCGGCGGCGTCTCGCTCGACGACGCCGTCGAGGGCGTGGGACGCACGCCGGGGGTGCCCGGGCGGATGGAGCGGGTCGACGTCGGCCAACCGTTCGAGGCCGTGGTCGACTTCGCACACACTCCGGACGCGGTCGAGACGCTGCTGCGCGCGCTGCGCCCGGTGACCTCCGGCGCGCTGACCATCGTGCTCGGCGCGGGCGGGGACCGGGACCGGGCCAAGCGCCCGTTGATGGCCTCGGCCGCCGCCCGGTTCGCCGACGCGGTCGTGCTCACCAGCGACAACCCGCGCTCGGAGGACCCGAACACGATCCTGGACGAGATGCTGGCCGGCATCCGTGCGGCCGACGCCGCGCCGGGTGCCGTGCTGGTCGAGCCGGATCGGGTCGCGGCGATCGCGCTCGCGGTGGACCGGGCCGCGCCGGGCGACACCGTGGTGATCGCCGGCAAGGGACACGAGCAGGGCCAGGAGTTCGCGAACGGGGTCAAACACCCCTTCGACGACCGCGTCGAGCTGCGCGCGGCGTTGGCCAGAACCATGCACGCCGGCCCCGCGTCCCCCAAGCAGTCCACCGATGCGAGGATCGTGGCTCCCGCACCATCAACGCACACCCCGACGTCCGAGACCCCGAACCCAGGCGTCCCGGCGACCGGCACCTCGCGTGCCGAGGAGACGAACCAGTGATTTCCAGCACTCTTGCCGAGATCGCCACCGCTCTCGGAGGGCGGCCGGCGGGCGGCGCGGATCCGCACGCGCACATCACCGGCGGGATGGTCGTCGACTCCCGCAAGGCCGGGCCCGGCACGCTGTTCGTGGCCGTGCGCGGCGAGCACGTGGACGGGCACGACTACGCCCGCGCCGCGATCGAGGCCGGCGCGGTCGCGGTCCTCGCCGAGCGCGACACCGGCACCCCGGCCATCCTCGTCGACGACGTGGTCCGAGCGCTCGGGCGACTCTCCCGGACGATCCTCGACCGCCGTCCCGAGACCACGGTGATCGCGCTGACCGGCTCCTCCGGCAAGACGAGCACCAAGGACCTGCTCGGCCAGGTGCTCGCCCGCCGGGGCCCGACGATCGCCCCGAGCGGCAACTTCAACACCGACATCGGCCTGCCGATGACCGTCCTGGGGGTGACCGAGGAAACCCGCTACCTGGTCGCCGAGATGGG includes these proteins:
- the rsmH gene encoding 16S rRNA (cytosine(1402)-N(4))-methyltransferase RsmH, producing MTAPAHIPVLLERCVDLLAPALRAPGAIVVDATLGMGGHSEALLTAFPEVRLIGLDRDPEALERSAARLAGFGERATLVHAVYDELPEVLDRLGIERIDGILFDLGVSSLQLDRADRGFAYAQDAPLDMRMDPTVGITAADILNGYTAAELARILRDFGEERFARRVADAIVREREKEPFTTSARLVDVVRTAIPAATRRTGGNPAKRTFQALRIEVNGELAVLERALPAAVRALALHGRIVVMSYHSLEDRMTKRVFAAGAQSKAPPDLPVVPEELQPRFKLLTRGSEKASERENEENPRAASVRLRAAERVREDR
- a CDS encoding UDP-N-acetylmuramoyl-L-alanyl-D-glutamate--2,6-diaminopimelate ligase; translation: MPNRDLRRPAEARPQPLTGLAGFLDVPLTGGPSDPEATLTGVTHDSRAVRPGDLYAGLQGEHVHGAAFATQAAEAGAAALLTDPAGAALAAGSGLPALVVADPRGRLGEIAAWVYGRPAEHLTMYGVTGTNGKTTTAYLLDGGLRAGGGVTGMIGTVETRIGEEVVPSVRTTPEATDVQALLASMLERGVTDAVMEVSSHALALGRVDGTVYDVALFTNLSQDHLDFHPSMEDYFLTKADLFTPRRSRLGVIDVDDAYGRRLAKLASVPVLTVSATGDQDADWRAENVELGPDGSRFTVVGPDCHKAEARVRLAGPFNVSNALLAIVALTAGGVSLDDAVEGVGRTPGVPGRMERVDVGQPFEAVVDFAHTPDAVETLLRALRPVTSGALTIVLGAGGDRDRAKRPLMASAAARFADAVVLTSDNPRSEDPNTILDEMLAGIRAADAAPGAVLVEPDRVAAIALAVDRAAPGDTVVIAGKGHEQGQEFANGVKHPFDDRVELRAALARTMHAGPASPKQSTDARIVAPAPSTHTPTSETPNPGVPATGTSRAEETNQ
- a CDS encoding peptidoglycan D,D-transpeptidase FtsI family protein, which translates into the protein MGDPRKRLRIGLIALGVVLTLFAGRLLQLQALDAPAYAAQAAAKRTQTVTVPAERGSLTDASGVSLAKSVDAYDVTADPTQVQKYDPHATALALAPLVGGDPVAIEAKLRVPKSRYVVLAPQVDPAVWNTIRQAQKDLGKMHRDDLVGIYSTKHSKRIYPAGPVGANLVGFVNATGHGGGGLEMTLDGRLAGKDGRTTQEMVYGRRVPTSDLTGTRAVAGSDVQLTVSRDLQWYAEQLIGAKVAETKSESGTVVVQDVRSGQILAMATAPGYDPNHIGPNDVHNLGNRAVEEAYEPGSTGKVMTMAAVIQEGRATPGTHVTVPNRLARADQLFKDEHDHPTQQLTLAGVLAKSSNIGTILASEQLGPGRPEANAKLHEYLTRFGVGQPSGLKFPGETPGILAPPQKWSGSQQYTIPFGQGLSVNSVQATSVFQTIANGGVRIEPSLVKGSTDADGKFKPAAAPKSTVVVSPETARQVSDMLETVVADDGGTGKNGRIPGYRVAGKTGTANRFDPKTGHYNGYTTSFIGFAPADNPQVVVSVTLQAPGIDGGGGSLCAPVFQQVMTFALQSRRIPPSGTAPLDLPIEW
- the mraZ gene encoding division/cell wall cluster transcriptional repressor MraZ; amino-acid sequence: MFLGTYEPRLDDKGRLILPARFRDELAEGLVITKGQERCLYVWPIAEFTRIAEQLGRAPVTSKAARDYMRVLYAGASDAVPDKQGRVLVPQPLRDYAGLDRDSRDCVVIGTNTRVELWAAQTWHDYLAEQERSFAVLSEEVLPGLI